A stretch of DNA from Methylomicrobium lacus LW14:
CGCGCGGCGGAAGTGTTGGTCGACGGCGGCCAAACCCATTTGATCCGGGCAAGAGAGTCGATCGAACAATTGTGGGCGGGTGAGCGGTTGCTTCCTTAAGAAATCGCTGCTAAATTCGTCTAAGATTAAGTTTCTGAACAACCATTTATCTCATGATTCATTTCACCAAAATGCACGGCCTCGGCAATGACTTTGTCGTGATTGACGCGATCCACCAAGCGCCCCGCCTGGAGCCCGAGTCGATCAAGAAGCTGGCCGACCGTCATTTCGGCATCGGTTTCGACCAACTGTTGCTGGTCGAAAAGCCGGTCAGCGCGAATGCCGATTTCAAATACCGGATTTTCAACGCGGACGGCAGCGAAGTCAGCCAGTGCGGCAACGGCGCCCGCTGTTTTGCCCGCTTCGTGCGCGACAAAGGCCTGTCCTCAAAGGACGAGGTCCGCGTCGATACCGATGCCGGGCAGCTGCTGCTCAAATTCGACGACGACGGCCAGATTACCGTGAACATGGGCATTCCGCGCCATCACCCGGCCGAGATTCCGTTGCTGGCCGACCAGGAAGCCGACAGCTACCAGGTGATGGCCGACGGCGAAACTTATACTTTCGGCGCGGTATCGATGGGCAATCCGCATGCGGTTCTGCGGGTAGCGGATGTCGACGCCGCACCGGTCGCCGAGGCTGGACGCCTGCTGGAATCGCATCCGGTCTTTCCGGCGCGCGCGAACATCGGTTTCATGCAGATCGTCGACCGCACCCATATCAAATTGCGCGTTTATGAACGCGGCGCGGCCGAAACCCTGGCCTGCGGCAGCGGCGCCTGCGCGGCGGCGGTGATCGCGATCGAACGCGGTCTCGTCGACCCTGGCGTTGAAGTCACATTGCCGGGCGGTTCGTTAAGAATCCATTGGGAGGGCCGCGGCGAACCGGTGCTGATGACAGGACCTGCCATTTCCGTTTTCGAGGGGACGATTAATCCATGAGCGATCCGCAAAATACTTTGACTTCGAACCAAGTTGCCGACTATTTACGCGCCCATCCGGCATTCTTCAACGATCATCTGGATCTCTTGGAAGAGTTGAGCATACCGCATCCGAGCGGAGTTGCCGTATCGCTGATTTCGAAACAGCTCGAAATGCTGCGCAACCGCAATCAGGAAATCGAAGCGCAGCTCGCCTCGCTGATCGAGATCGCCAAAAGCAACGATACCTCGTTCGACCGGATGCACAAACTGACCCTGGCGCTGCTCGAAACCTCGACGCTCGAGGAAGCGGTCGCGAGCCTCGAAGTCGTCTTGTCCGATTATTTCATGACCGATTTCATCGCGGTCCGCATCATCACCAGCAAGCCCGATGCGGCCCTGCCGCACCTGTTTCTCGCGCCGGACAGCGCCGAACTCGAACAATTTCTGGCTATCCTCGCTGCCGATCAACCCAAATGCGGCCGCCCGACCCTGGCTCAGGCCAAAGTCCTGTTCGGCGCCGCCGCGCTCGAGGTCCAGTCCGCCGCGATCATTCCGATGAAATTTGCCGACATGAGCGGCATTCTCGCGATCGGCAGCCGCAGCAATGAACGCTTTCATTACAGCATGGGCAGTTTCTTTCTGACCCACATGAGCGAAATCATCAGCGCGCGCTTTCTGTCTTTGCTGTCGCAAAAAAAATATGCATAGCGACGCCCGGCAATGGCTGGACGATTTTCTCCGCGAACTGGAAGTCGAAAGACGCGCCTCCCGGCATACGGTCAGCAGTTACCGGCGCGATCTCGAACAACTGGCCGGCTTCTGCGACGAGAAATCGCTTCAGCAGTGGTCCGATGTCGGTCAGCCCCATATCCGCGCGCATATCGCCGCACGCCACCGCCAGGGCCTCGGCAGCAAGAGCCTGCAACGCGAATTGTCGGCGCTGCGCAGTTTCTATCAGTTCCTGTTGAAAAAACGTCGGGTGCAGATCAATCCCGCCGAGCATGTCAAGGCGCCCAAGCAGCCGCGCAAACTGCCGAAAACCCTCGATGTCGATCAGGTGACAGGACTTTTGGAAGCCGGCGCGCATTCGGATCTGGAACTGCGCGATCTGGCAATGTTCGAACTGTTCTATTCGAGCGGTTTACGGCTGAGTGAGTTGGTCGCGTTGAATCTGACCGATGTCGATCTGGACGATCAGTCGCTGATCGTCAAATCCGGCAAGGGCGGTAAAGACCGTGTGCTGCCGATCGGCGGCAAGGCGATCAGCGCGATCCGCAAC
This window harbors:
- the xerC gene encoding tyrosine recombinase XerC; protein product: MHSDARQWLDDFLRELEVERRASRHTVSSYRRDLEQLAGFCDEKSLQQWSDVGQPHIRAHIAARHRQGLGSKSLQRELSALRSFYQFLLKKRRVQINPAEHVKAPKQPRKLPKTLDVDQVTGLLEAGAHSDLELRDLAMFELFYSSGLRLSELVALNLTDVDLDDQSLIVKSGKGGKDRVLPIGGKAISAIRNWLPIRNNTADIEEKALFTSVKGFRLGARSVQLRLERWRVAKGIAEPIHPHMLRHSFASHLLESSHDLRAVQELLGHSNIGTTQIYTHLDFQHLAEIYDQTHPRAKKTPAP
- a CDS encoding DUF484 family protein is translated as MSDPQNTLTSNQVADYLRAHPAFFNDHLDLLEELSIPHPSGVAVSLISKQLEMLRNRNQEIEAQLASLIEIAKSNDTSFDRMHKLTLALLETSTLEEAVASLEVVLSDYFMTDFIAVRIITSKPDAALPHLFLAPDSAELEQFLAILAADQPKCGRPTLAQAKVLFGAAALEVQSAAIIPMKFADMSGILAIGSRSNERFHYSMGSFFLTHMSEIISARFLSLLSQKKYA
- the dapF gene encoding diaminopimelate epimerase yields the protein MIHFTKMHGLGNDFVVIDAIHQAPRLEPESIKKLADRHFGIGFDQLLLVEKPVSANADFKYRIFNADGSEVSQCGNGARCFARFVRDKGLSSKDEVRVDTDAGQLLLKFDDDGQITVNMGIPRHHPAEIPLLADQEADSYQVMADGETYTFGAVSMGNPHAVLRVADVDAAPVAEAGRLLESHPVFPARANIGFMQIVDRTHIKLRVYERGAAETLACGSGACAAAVIAIERGLVDPGVEVTLPGGSLRIHWEGRGEPVLMTGPAISVFEGTINP